In the Setaria italica strain Yugu1 chromosome VI, Setaria_italica_v2.0, whole genome shotgun sequence genome, one interval contains:
- the LOC101768583 gene encoding nuclear nucleic acid-binding protein C1D: MAATSADAASAVPPSAISAAEDTLAAAESVGDHLSQLLAAAAADPDAVAELPPLLRARAFLAVAQAATSLFAVRLRCSGIDPDEHPIRKEFERLSLWQEKLNRFEDWDKAPLRPTTTLNTQAAARFIGHSLSHLTSDQKRSMQAISRGERRGWSGQKRKSEYLPQKKSVRAAAEEFLAKAAQEFIGNSDSRVKGPVRLVPDEDED; the protein is encoded by the exons ATGGCCGCCACCTCCGCTGACGCCGCCTCGGCGGTTCCGCCTTCTGCGATATCCGCAGCCGAGGATACGCTCGCGGCCGCCGAGTCCGTCGGGGACCACCTATCCCAgctgctcgcggcggcggcggcggaccccGACGCCGTGGCCGAGCTCCCGCCACTGCTCCGGGCGCGCGCCTTCCTCGCGGTGGCGCAGGCTGCCACCTCCCTCTTCGCGG TGCGGCTAAGGTGTTCTGGAATTGACCCCGACGAGCACCCGATCAGAAAGGAGTTT GAGAGGTTAAGCCTGTGGCAAGAGAAATTAAATCGATTTGAGGACTGGGACAAGG CACCACTTCGCCCTACTACTACACTGAATACACAAGCAGCAGCAAGGTTCATTGGACACTCACTTTCCCACCTGACATCTG ATCAAAAGAGAAGCATGCAGGCAATCAGTAGAGGAGAAAGAAGGGGCTGGTCTGGGCAGAAGAGAAAGTCTGAGTATTTGCCACAAAAGAAGTCTGTTCGTGCTGCTGCGGAAGAGTTCCTTGCAAAGGCTGCTCAGGAATTTATTGGGAATAGTGATAGCAGGGTGAAGGGTCCTGTTAGACTTGTtcctgatgaagatgaggactag